From the genome of Bombus pascuorum chromosome 2, iyBomPasc1.1, whole genome shotgun sequence, one region includes:
- the LOC132916807 gene encoding tyrosine-protein phosphatase non-receptor type 4 isoform X3, which translates to MIESVSRRALSGSSGSYHVRGAELARNRRLKSLSATVVFLDDTQHTFQLDKRAKGQTLLDLVFQHLELVEKDYFGLQYAENGATTCTYSPDVMRWLDPSKPVKKQIRSKGGQFYFRVKFYVSDPSKLQEEYTRYQFYLQIRRDILQGKLQLSPSTACLIASYTVQSELGDYHPEEHGPGYLSRLQLIPGQTEEMEKKIAELHKLHKGQLPADAEFNFLDHAKRLDMYGVELHKARDSTNKEIQLGVTSIGLVVFQNGIKINVFSWSKIVKISFKRKQFFIQLRREQSENYDTLLGFNMQTYRSSKNLWKACVEHHTFFRLHSPKTRPRRFPLTLSSRFTYSGRTEFQTVEDGKHRARVERTFIRSPSKRLVHGVTSAPIIEEKGKLSMPPGRPPRPYDNKVQSLGAREPRRAWGEGNPSDDEGGFLSLREEITSSHTQGNAFSPVLGSRVLSYADDDTTAERNIYDLPDYSEPTSSPAPQIVEDGLVTISLTPDEQGRFGFNVKGGLDLDMPILVSRVAPNTPADRCYPKLNEGDQVVYINGIDVSGLLHEHVVNLIRQSRDSGSGELTLTVRPNALYNALAGTDETSEEEPPYRYVPDAPHAAIGSDALAQSMLLLADGLASGALIAQYEQLYRKNPELTSLESKKPENQSKNRYRDISPYDVTRVILMGSASGDYINANYVNMEIPGSGIINRYIATQGPLSSTVADFWQMVLEAGSTLVVMLTTLVERGRAKCHQYWPALNETLTLRNLTLTSTAENVEDTFIFREFILRDINTGEERDITHMQYCSWPDHGVPSDWRQFTTFTERVRAARTGIVEPAVVHCSAGIGRTGVLVLMETALCLIEANQPVYPLDIVRSMRDQRAMMIQNASQYRFVCEAVHKAYSEGIAKPLPEFSR; encoded by the exons ATGATTGAAAGTGTATCACGTAGAGCGTTGAGTGGCTCCAGTGGGAGCTACCACGTTCGTGGTGCTGAATTAGCAAGGAATCGTAGATTGAAATCTCTTTCTGCTACTGTTGTCTTTCTTGATGACACGCAACATACGTTTCAACTAGAT aaAAGAGCAAAAGGTCAAACATTATTAGATTTAGTATTCCAACATTTAGAACTTGttgaaaaagattattttggTTTGCAATATGCTGAAAATGGAGCCACAACATGTACATATTCTCCAGATGTAATG AGATGGTTAGATCCTAGTAAACCAGTGAAGAAGCAGATAAGAAGTAAGG GTGGACAATTCTATTTCAGagtgaaattttatgtatctGATCCTAGTAAACTACAAGAAGAATATACTAGATATcagttttatttacaaattaggAGAGATATTCTTCAAGGAAAACTTCAATTATCGCCAAGTACAGCATGCCTTATTGCTAGTTATACTGttcaat CTGAGTTGGGTGATTATCATCCTGAAGAACATGGACCAGGATATCTTTCTAGATTGCAATTGATACCAGGTCAAactgaagaaatggaaaagaaaatagcTGAGCTGCATAAACTTCATAA GGGTCAGTTACCAGCAGATgcagaattcaattttctagACCATGCAAAAAGGCTAGATATGTATGGAGTAGAATTACATAAAGCTAGG gATTCAACAAATAAAGAGATACAATTAGGTGTAACATCTATAGGTTTAGTAGTGTTtcaaaatggaataaaaattaacgtgTTCTCATGGTCaaaaatagttaaaatatcatttaagcggaaacaatttttcattcaactGAGAAGGGAACAG tcAGAGAACTATGATACTCTCCTTGGCTTCAACATGCAAACATATCGAAGTTCGAAAAATTTATGGAAAGCGTGTGTAGAGCACCATACATTTTTCCGACTTCACAGTCCTAAAACGAGGCCAAGGCGGTTTCCACTTACTTTAAGCAGTAGGTTTACATATTCAGGACGTACAGAATTTCAAACAGTTGAGGATGGGAAGCATAGGGCAAGAGTAGAAAGAACATTTATACG atcTCCAAGTAAAAGATTAGTACATGGAGTAACATCAGCTCCAATTatcgaagagaaaggaaaattatcTATGCCCCCTGGAAGACCGCCTAGACCATATGATAATAAAGTACAGTCTCTTGGTGCTCGTGAACCTCGTCGAGCATGGGGTGAAGGAAATCCTAGTGATGA TGAAGGTGGATTTTTGTCCCTCCGTGAAGAAATAACAAGCTCGCATACACAAGGCAATGCATTTTCGCCTGTATTAGGTTCTAGAGTTTTAAGTTATGCTGATGATGATACAACTGCTGAAAGGAACATTTATGATCTTCCTGATTATAGTGAACCTACAAGTTCTCCTGCTCCTCag ATAGTAGAAGATGGATTAGTTACAATATCTTTGACACCAGATGAACAAGGTCGGTTTGGATTTAATGTGAAAGGTGGTTTAGATCTTGATATGCCTATTTTAGTATCGAGGGTAGCTCCAAATACTCCTGCTGATCGCTGTTATCCGAAATTAAATGAAGGGGATCAG GTAGTGTATATAAATGGAATCGATGTTAGTGGATTGTTACATGAACATGTAGTAAATCTAATTCGTCAATCTCGTGATTCGGGCTCTGGTGAACTAACCTTAACTGTCCGACCGAATGCTTTATATAATGCACTAGCTGGTACTGATGAAACATCTGAAGAAGAACCTCCATATAg GTACGTTCCGGATGCACCTCATGCAGCTATTGGATCAGACGCATTAGCACAGTCGATGTTGCTTCTTGCAGATGGTCTTGCAAGCGGTGCTTTAATCGCGCAGTATGAACAGCTATATAGAAAGAATCCTGAACTTACATCTCTTGAATCAAAAAAACCTGAAAATCAGAGTAAAAATCGTTATCGAGATATTTCACCTT ATGATGTTACTCGAGTGATACTTATGGGCTCTGCAAGTGGAGATTATATCAATGCTAACTATGTAAATATGGAAATACCAGGATCTGGTATTATCAACAGATATATAGCTACTCAAGGACCTTTGTCTTCGACTGTCGCTGATTTTTGGCAGATGGTTCTCGAAGCGGGCAGTACCCTTGTTGTAATGCTCACAACTTTGGTCGAACGTGGCCGAGCAAAATGCCATCAATACTGGCCTGCGCTCAATGAAACTCTTACGTTACGAAATCTCACTCTCACGTCTACAGCTGAAAATGTTGaagatacttttatatttagagAATTCATACTCCGTGATATTaat ACTGGAGAAGAAAGAGATATAACACACATGCAATATTGTAGTTGGCCAGATCATGGAGTTCCTAGCGATTGGAGACAATTCACAACGTTTACTGAAAGGGTGCGGGCAGCTCGAACGGGAATAGTGGAACCCGCAGTTGTTCATTGTTCTGCAGGAATTGGTAGAACAGGTGTCTTAGTCTTAATGGAAACAGCACTGTGTCTTATCGAAGCGAATCAACCGGTGTATCCATTAGACATCGTACGATCTATGAGAGATCAAAGAGCAATGATGATACAAAATGCT agTCAATATAGATTCGTATGCGAGGCGGTC
- the LOC132916807 gene encoding tyrosine-protein phosphatase non-receptor type 4 isoform X1, whose amino-acid sequence MRGGQHSREVVSGRWLTRLRIFEMIESVSRRALSGSSGSYHVRGAELARNRRLKSLSATVVFLDDTQHTFQLDKRAKGQTLLDLVFQHLELVEKDYFGLQYAENGATTCTYSPDVMRWLDPSKPVKKQIRSKGGQFYFRVKFYVSDPSKLQEEYTRYQFYLQIRRDILQGKLQLSPSTACLIASYTVQSELGDYHPEEHGPGYLSRLQLIPGQTEEMEKKIAELHKLHKGQLPADAEFNFLDHAKRLDMYGVELHKARDSTNKEIQLGVTSIGLVVFQNGIKINVFSWSKIVKISFKRKQFFIQLRREQSENYDTLLGFNMQTYRSSKNLWKACVEHHTFFRLHSPKTRPRRFPLTLSSRFTYSGRTEFQTVEDGKHRARVERTFIRSPSKRLVHGVTSAPIIEEKGKLSMPPGRPPRPYDNKVQSLGAREPRRAWGEGNPSDDEGGFLSLREEITSSHTQGNAFSPVLGSRVLSYADDDTTAERNIYDLPDYSEPTSSPAPQIVEDGLVTISLTPDEQGRFGFNVKGGLDLDMPILVSRVAPNTPADRCYPKLNEGDQVVYINGIDVSGLLHEHVVNLIRQSRDSGSGELTLTVRPNALYNALAGTDETSEEEPPYRYVPDAPHAAIGSDALAQSMLLLADGLASGALIAQYEQLYRKNPELTSLESKKPENQSKNRYRDISPYDVTRVILMGSASGDYINANYVNMEIPGSGIINRYIATQGPLSSTVADFWQMVLEAGSTLVVMLTTLVERGRAKCHQYWPALNETLTLRNLTLTSTAENVEDTFIFREFILRDINTGEERDITHMQYCSWPDHGVPSDWRQFTTFTERVRAARTGIVEPAVVHCSAGIGRTGVLVLMETALCLIEANQPVYPLDIVRSMRDQRAMMIQNASQYRFVCEAVHKAYSEGIAKPLPEFSR is encoded by the exons ATGAGAG GTGGTCAGCATAGCAGAGAGGTGGTGTCGGGAAGGTGGTTGACACGCCTTCGTATCTTTGAAATGATTGAAAGTGTATCACGTAGAGCGTTGAGTGGCTCCAGTGGGAGCTACCACGTTCGTGGTGCTGAATTAGCAAGGAATCGTAGATTGAAATCTCTTTCTGCTACTGTTGTCTTTCTTGATGACACGCAACATACGTTTCAACTAGAT aaAAGAGCAAAAGGTCAAACATTATTAGATTTAGTATTCCAACATTTAGAACTTGttgaaaaagattattttggTTTGCAATATGCTGAAAATGGAGCCACAACATGTACATATTCTCCAGATGTAATG AGATGGTTAGATCCTAGTAAACCAGTGAAGAAGCAGATAAGAAGTAAGG GTGGACAATTCTATTTCAGagtgaaattttatgtatctGATCCTAGTAAACTACAAGAAGAATATACTAGATATcagttttatttacaaattaggAGAGATATTCTTCAAGGAAAACTTCAATTATCGCCAAGTACAGCATGCCTTATTGCTAGTTATACTGttcaat CTGAGTTGGGTGATTATCATCCTGAAGAACATGGACCAGGATATCTTTCTAGATTGCAATTGATACCAGGTCAAactgaagaaatggaaaagaaaatagcTGAGCTGCATAAACTTCATAA GGGTCAGTTACCAGCAGATgcagaattcaattttctagACCATGCAAAAAGGCTAGATATGTATGGAGTAGAATTACATAAAGCTAGG gATTCAACAAATAAAGAGATACAATTAGGTGTAACATCTATAGGTTTAGTAGTGTTtcaaaatggaataaaaattaacgtgTTCTCATGGTCaaaaatagttaaaatatcatttaagcggaaacaatttttcattcaactGAGAAGGGAACAG tcAGAGAACTATGATACTCTCCTTGGCTTCAACATGCAAACATATCGAAGTTCGAAAAATTTATGGAAAGCGTGTGTAGAGCACCATACATTTTTCCGACTTCACAGTCCTAAAACGAGGCCAAGGCGGTTTCCACTTACTTTAAGCAGTAGGTTTACATATTCAGGACGTACAGAATTTCAAACAGTTGAGGATGGGAAGCATAGGGCAAGAGTAGAAAGAACATTTATACG atcTCCAAGTAAAAGATTAGTACATGGAGTAACATCAGCTCCAATTatcgaagagaaaggaaaattatcTATGCCCCCTGGAAGACCGCCTAGACCATATGATAATAAAGTACAGTCTCTTGGTGCTCGTGAACCTCGTCGAGCATGGGGTGAAGGAAATCCTAGTGATGA TGAAGGTGGATTTTTGTCCCTCCGTGAAGAAATAACAAGCTCGCATACACAAGGCAATGCATTTTCGCCTGTATTAGGTTCTAGAGTTTTAAGTTATGCTGATGATGATACAACTGCTGAAAGGAACATTTATGATCTTCCTGATTATAGTGAACCTACAAGTTCTCCTGCTCCTCag ATAGTAGAAGATGGATTAGTTACAATATCTTTGACACCAGATGAACAAGGTCGGTTTGGATTTAATGTGAAAGGTGGTTTAGATCTTGATATGCCTATTTTAGTATCGAGGGTAGCTCCAAATACTCCTGCTGATCGCTGTTATCCGAAATTAAATGAAGGGGATCAG GTAGTGTATATAAATGGAATCGATGTTAGTGGATTGTTACATGAACATGTAGTAAATCTAATTCGTCAATCTCGTGATTCGGGCTCTGGTGAACTAACCTTAACTGTCCGACCGAATGCTTTATATAATGCACTAGCTGGTACTGATGAAACATCTGAAGAAGAACCTCCATATAg GTACGTTCCGGATGCACCTCATGCAGCTATTGGATCAGACGCATTAGCACAGTCGATGTTGCTTCTTGCAGATGGTCTTGCAAGCGGTGCTTTAATCGCGCAGTATGAACAGCTATATAGAAAGAATCCTGAACTTACATCTCTTGAATCAAAAAAACCTGAAAATCAGAGTAAAAATCGTTATCGAGATATTTCACCTT ATGATGTTACTCGAGTGATACTTATGGGCTCTGCAAGTGGAGATTATATCAATGCTAACTATGTAAATATGGAAATACCAGGATCTGGTATTATCAACAGATATATAGCTACTCAAGGACCTTTGTCTTCGACTGTCGCTGATTTTTGGCAGATGGTTCTCGAAGCGGGCAGTACCCTTGTTGTAATGCTCACAACTTTGGTCGAACGTGGCCGAGCAAAATGCCATCAATACTGGCCTGCGCTCAATGAAACTCTTACGTTACGAAATCTCACTCTCACGTCTACAGCTGAAAATGTTGaagatacttttatatttagagAATTCATACTCCGTGATATTaat ACTGGAGAAGAAAGAGATATAACACACATGCAATATTGTAGTTGGCCAGATCATGGAGTTCCTAGCGATTGGAGACAATTCACAACGTTTACTGAAAGGGTGCGGGCAGCTCGAACGGGAATAGTGGAACCCGCAGTTGTTCATTGTTCTGCAGGAATTGGTAGAACAGGTGTCTTAGTCTTAATGGAAACAGCACTGTGTCTTATCGAAGCGAATCAACCGGTGTATCCATTAGACATCGTACGATCTATGAGAGATCAAAGAGCAATGATGATACAAAATGCT agTCAATATAGATTCGTATGCGAGGCGGTC
- the LOC132916807 gene encoding tyrosine-protein phosphatase non-receptor type 4 isoform X2, which produces MRGGQHSREVVSGRWLTRLRIFEMIESVSRRALSGSSGSYHVRGAELARNRRLKSLSATVVFLDDTQHTFQLDKRAKGQTLLDLVFQHLELVEKDYFGLQYAENGATTCTYSPDVMRWLDPSKPVKKQIRSGQFYFRVKFYVSDPSKLQEEYTRYQFYLQIRRDILQGKLQLSPSTACLIASYTVQSELGDYHPEEHGPGYLSRLQLIPGQTEEMEKKIAELHKLHKGQLPADAEFNFLDHAKRLDMYGVELHKARDSTNKEIQLGVTSIGLVVFQNGIKINVFSWSKIVKISFKRKQFFIQLRREQSENYDTLLGFNMQTYRSSKNLWKACVEHHTFFRLHSPKTRPRRFPLTLSSRFTYSGRTEFQTVEDGKHRARVERTFIRSPSKRLVHGVTSAPIIEEKGKLSMPPGRPPRPYDNKVQSLGAREPRRAWGEGNPSDDEGGFLSLREEITSSHTQGNAFSPVLGSRVLSYADDDTTAERNIYDLPDYSEPTSSPAPQIVEDGLVTISLTPDEQGRFGFNVKGGLDLDMPILVSRVAPNTPADRCYPKLNEGDQVVYINGIDVSGLLHEHVVNLIRQSRDSGSGELTLTVRPNALYNALAGTDETSEEEPPYRYVPDAPHAAIGSDALAQSMLLLADGLASGALIAQYEQLYRKNPELTSLESKKPENQSKNRYRDISPYDVTRVILMGSASGDYINANYVNMEIPGSGIINRYIATQGPLSSTVADFWQMVLEAGSTLVVMLTTLVERGRAKCHQYWPALNETLTLRNLTLTSTAENVEDTFIFREFILRDINTGEERDITHMQYCSWPDHGVPSDWRQFTTFTERVRAARTGIVEPAVVHCSAGIGRTGVLVLMETALCLIEANQPVYPLDIVRSMRDQRAMMIQNASQYRFVCEAVHKAYSEGIAKPLPEFSR; this is translated from the exons ATGAGAG GTGGTCAGCATAGCAGAGAGGTGGTGTCGGGAAGGTGGTTGACACGCCTTCGTATCTTTGAAATGATTGAAAGTGTATCACGTAGAGCGTTGAGTGGCTCCAGTGGGAGCTACCACGTTCGTGGTGCTGAATTAGCAAGGAATCGTAGATTGAAATCTCTTTCTGCTACTGTTGTCTTTCTTGATGACACGCAACATACGTTTCAACTAGAT aaAAGAGCAAAAGGTCAAACATTATTAGATTTAGTATTCCAACATTTAGAACTTGttgaaaaagattattttggTTTGCAATATGCTGAAAATGGAGCCACAACATGTACATATTCTCCAGATGTAATG AGATGGTTAGATCCTAGTAAACCAGTGAAGAAGCAGATAAGAA GTGGACAATTCTATTTCAGagtgaaattttatgtatctGATCCTAGTAAACTACAAGAAGAATATACTAGATATcagttttatttacaaattaggAGAGATATTCTTCAAGGAAAACTTCAATTATCGCCAAGTACAGCATGCCTTATTGCTAGTTATACTGttcaat CTGAGTTGGGTGATTATCATCCTGAAGAACATGGACCAGGATATCTTTCTAGATTGCAATTGATACCAGGTCAAactgaagaaatggaaaagaaaatagcTGAGCTGCATAAACTTCATAA GGGTCAGTTACCAGCAGATgcagaattcaattttctagACCATGCAAAAAGGCTAGATATGTATGGAGTAGAATTACATAAAGCTAGG gATTCAACAAATAAAGAGATACAATTAGGTGTAACATCTATAGGTTTAGTAGTGTTtcaaaatggaataaaaattaacgtgTTCTCATGGTCaaaaatagttaaaatatcatttaagcggaaacaatttttcattcaactGAGAAGGGAACAG tcAGAGAACTATGATACTCTCCTTGGCTTCAACATGCAAACATATCGAAGTTCGAAAAATTTATGGAAAGCGTGTGTAGAGCACCATACATTTTTCCGACTTCACAGTCCTAAAACGAGGCCAAGGCGGTTTCCACTTACTTTAAGCAGTAGGTTTACATATTCAGGACGTACAGAATTTCAAACAGTTGAGGATGGGAAGCATAGGGCAAGAGTAGAAAGAACATTTATACG atcTCCAAGTAAAAGATTAGTACATGGAGTAACATCAGCTCCAATTatcgaagagaaaggaaaattatcTATGCCCCCTGGAAGACCGCCTAGACCATATGATAATAAAGTACAGTCTCTTGGTGCTCGTGAACCTCGTCGAGCATGGGGTGAAGGAAATCCTAGTGATGA TGAAGGTGGATTTTTGTCCCTCCGTGAAGAAATAACAAGCTCGCATACACAAGGCAATGCATTTTCGCCTGTATTAGGTTCTAGAGTTTTAAGTTATGCTGATGATGATACAACTGCTGAAAGGAACATTTATGATCTTCCTGATTATAGTGAACCTACAAGTTCTCCTGCTCCTCag ATAGTAGAAGATGGATTAGTTACAATATCTTTGACACCAGATGAACAAGGTCGGTTTGGATTTAATGTGAAAGGTGGTTTAGATCTTGATATGCCTATTTTAGTATCGAGGGTAGCTCCAAATACTCCTGCTGATCGCTGTTATCCGAAATTAAATGAAGGGGATCAG GTAGTGTATATAAATGGAATCGATGTTAGTGGATTGTTACATGAACATGTAGTAAATCTAATTCGTCAATCTCGTGATTCGGGCTCTGGTGAACTAACCTTAACTGTCCGACCGAATGCTTTATATAATGCACTAGCTGGTACTGATGAAACATCTGAAGAAGAACCTCCATATAg GTACGTTCCGGATGCACCTCATGCAGCTATTGGATCAGACGCATTAGCACAGTCGATGTTGCTTCTTGCAGATGGTCTTGCAAGCGGTGCTTTAATCGCGCAGTATGAACAGCTATATAGAAAGAATCCTGAACTTACATCTCTTGAATCAAAAAAACCTGAAAATCAGAGTAAAAATCGTTATCGAGATATTTCACCTT ATGATGTTACTCGAGTGATACTTATGGGCTCTGCAAGTGGAGATTATATCAATGCTAACTATGTAAATATGGAAATACCAGGATCTGGTATTATCAACAGATATATAGCTACTCAAGGACCTTTGTCTTCGACTGTCGCTGATTTTTGGCAGATGGTTCTCGAAGCGGGCAGTACCCTTGTTGTAATGCTCACAACTTTGGTCGAACGTGGCCGAGCAAAATGCCATCAATACTGGCCTGCGCTCAATGAAACTCTTACGTTACGAAATCTCACTCTCACGTCTACAGCTGAAAATGTTGaagatacttttatatttagagAATTCATACTCCGTGATATTaat ACTGGAGAAGAAAGAGATATAACACACATGCAATATTGTAGTTGGCCAGATCATGGAGTTCCTAGCGATTGGAGACAATTCACAACGTTTACTGAAAGGGTGCGGGCAGCTCGAACGGGAATAGTGGAACCCGCAGTTGTTCATTGTTCTGCAGGAATTGGTAGAACAGGTGTCTTAGTCTTAATGGAAACAGCACTGTGTCTTATCGAAGCGAATCAACCGGTGTATCCATTAGACATCGTACGATCTATGAGAGATCAAAGAGCAATGATGATACAAAATGCT agTCAATATAGATTCGTATGCGAGGCGGTC